The following are encoded together in the Flavobacterium haoranii genome:
- a CDS encoding NAD(P)H-dependent flavin oxidoreductase — protein MNRITQLFNIKYPIIQGGMIWNSGYKLASAVSNAGGLGLIGAGSMYPDVLREHIQKCKKATDKPFGVNVPMLYPNIEEIMQIIKEEGVKVVFTSAGNPKTWTPFLKENGITVVHVVSSTKFALKAQEAGVDAIVAEGFEAGGHNGRDETTTLTLIPMVKEQVSIPLIAAGGIATGRGMLAAMTLGADGVQMGSRFAASTESSAHDEFKRTIVETNEGDTMLTLKELAPVRLIKNKFFNDLQELYTQCPTPEDLKNLLGRARAKRGMFEGDLIEGELEIGQIAGVIHDILPVQTIIENVISEFEIAKKEVSTFDF, from the coding sequence ATGAATAGGATTACCCAGCTTTTTAATATTAAATATCCCATAATTCAAGGTGGGATGATTTGGAATAGTGGATATAAATTGGCAAGTGCAGTTAGTAATGCTGGTGGTTTAGGATTAATTGGTGCGGGTTCTATGTATCCAGATGTTTTAAGAGAGCATATTCAAAAATGTAAAAAAGCTACTGATAAGCCTTTTGGTGTAAATGTTCCTATGTTGTATCCTAACATCGAGGAAATTATGCAAATAATAAAAGAAGAAGGAGTTAAAGTAGTCTTTACTTCTGCAGGAAATCCTAAAACATGGACACCATTTTTAAAAGAAAATGGCATAACTGTTGTACATGTTGTTAGTAGTACAAAATTTGCATTAAAAGCTCAAGAAGCTGGCGTAGATGCTATAGTTGCTGAAGGTTTTGAAGCAGGCGGACATAATGGTAGAGATGAGACTACAACTTTAACTTTAATACCAATGGTTAAAGAGCAAGTTAGTATTCCTTTAATTGCTGCTGGAGGTATTGCTACAGGAAGAGGAATGTTGGCAGCGATGACTTTAGGTGCAGATGGAGTTCAAATGGGAAGTCGTTTTGCAGCCTCAACAGAATCAAGCGCTCACGATGAATTTAAAAGAACCATTGTGGAAACTAATGAAGGTGATACTATGTTGACATTGAAAGAATTGGCGCCTGTTCGTTTAATAAAAAATAAATTTTTTAATGACCTTCAAGAACTGTATACGCAATGTCCAACTCCTGAGGATTTAAAAAATCTGTTAGGAAGAGCAAGAGCGAAACGAGGAATGTTTGAGGGTGATTTAATTGAAGGTGAATTAGAAATAGGACAAATAGCTGGAGTAATCCACGATATTTTGCCCGTACAAACAATTATTGAAAATGTAATTTCTGAATTTGAAATTGCAAAAAAAGAAGTATCAACATTTGATTTTTAA
- the mnmA gene encoding tRNA 2-thiouridine(34) synthase MnmA has protein sequence MKRVVVGLSGGVDSSVAAYLLKEQGYEVIGLFMKNWHDDSVTISNECPWLEDSNDALLVAEKLGIPFQTVDLSEQYKERIVDYMFNEYEKGRTPNPDVLCNREIKFDVFMKIALSLGADYVATGHYCRKGTIEKEGKEIYQLLAGIDGNKDQSYFLCQLSQEQLSKALFPIGELTKPEVREIASKLDLITADKKDSQGLCFIGKVRLPEFLQQKLQPKEGNIVEISSEEPVYLQEVPAFETKQQELAFLAANIDYSDVKSKVLGKHQGAHYFTKGQRKGLNVGGTKEGLYVIETDVEKNVIYTGQGSNHPGLFKKALFVKPEEVHWVREDLRLQPNETLEVQARIRYRQPLQKATLYQYENGLYVEFEEPQSAITEGQFVSWHVNDEILGSGVIS, from the coding sequence ATGAAGAGAGTAGTAGTAGGGCTTTCGGGTGGAGTAGATTCTAGTGTTGCCGCTTATCTTTTAAAAGAGCAAGGTTACGAAGTAATAGGTCTTTTTATGAAGAATTGGCACGATGATTCTGTGACTATTTCAAACGAATGTCCGTGGCTAGAAGACAGTAATGATGCATTATTAGTAGCCGAAAAATTAGGAATTCCTTTTCAAACTGTAGATTTATCGGAACAATATAAAGAACGTATAGTAGATTATATGTTCAATGAATATGAAAAAGGTCGAACACCTAATCCCGATGTTTTATGTAACAGAGAGATTAAGTTCGATGTTTTCATGAAAATTGCCTTGTCTCTTGGCGCCGATTATGTTGCAACTGGACATTATTGCCGTAAAGGAACAATTGAAAAAGAGGGCAAAGAAATTTATCAACTATTAGCGGGTATCGATGGTAATAAAGACCAATCGTATTTTTTATGCCAATTATCGCAAGAACAATTATCGAAAGCTTTATTTCCAATTGGCGAATTAACAAAACCAGAAGTTAGAGAAATTGCTTCTAAATTAGATTTAATAACTGCAGATAAGAAAGATTCTCAAGGTCTATGTTTTATTGGAAAAGTAAGATTGCCTGAATTTTTACAACAAAAATTACAACCAAAAGAAGGAAATATTGTTGAAATTTCTTCAGAAGAACCAGTTTATCTTCAAGAAGTTCCTGCATTTGAAACCAAACAACAAGAATTAGCTTTTTTAGCAGCAAATATTGATTATTCAGATGTTAAATCTAAAGTTTTAGGAAAACATCAAGGTGCGCATTATTTTACTAAAGGTCAACGTAAAGGTTTAAATGTAGGTGGAACCAAAGAAGGTTTATATGTTATTGAAACTGATGTTGAGAAAAATGTTATTTACACAGGTCAAGGAAGTAATCATCCAGGTTTGTTTAAAAAAGCATTATTTGTAAAACCAGAAGAAGTACATTGGGTTCGAGAAGATTTGCGTTTACAACCAAATGAAACTCTAGAGGTACAAGCTAGAATTCGATACAGACAGCCTTTACAAAAAGCGACTTTGTACCAATATGAAAACGGTTTATATGTTGAATTTGAGGAACCACAATCTGCTATAACTGAAGGACAATTTGTTTCTTGGCATGTAAACGATGAGATTTTAGGAAGTGGTGTAATATCATAA
- a CDS encoding calcium/sodium antiporter: MNFLYIIGGLVLLVAGGNWLLKSSVGLSQKLNISKIIVGLTVVSFATSAPEMIVSVKAALDGFPDIAVGNVVGSNIGNVGLVLGIVLLINSMQVESNFYRTDWPMKMLASLLLFFFLAFDGVLSRSEGIFFVVLLVAFILYLIKQNKTVTLENDNQEEENMSYLKIFLLLFVGGFSLWLGSELLVDGSVSLAEKIGVSKRVIAITVVSIGTSIPELASSVIAALKNENDISIGNIIGSNIFNILSVLGFTAIIKPIENVDYQILHFDIYWLLGFAFILLPMVFLHKRNNLAFKEGVLLVLAYAVFIYLTIK, translated from the coding sequence ATGAATTTTTTATATATAATTGGAGGTTTAGTTTTATTAGTAGCAGGCGGAAACTGGCTTTTAAAATCGTCAGTTGGTTTATCTCAAAAATTAAACATTTCTAAAATTATTGTCGGGTTAACCGTAGTTTCTTTTGCAACTTCAGCACCAGAAATGATTGTAAGTGTCAAAGCTGCTTTAGATGGTTTTCCAGATATTGCTGTTGGAAATGTAGTAGGTTCAAATATTGGTAATGTAGGTTTGGTTTTAGGAATTGTGTTGCTAATTAATTCGATGCAAGTGGAAAGTAATTTTTATAGAACCGATTGGCCTATGAAAATGTTAGCTTCATTACTACTTTTTTTCTTTTTAGCATTTGATGGAGTCTTAAGTAGAAGCGAAGGTATATTTTTTGTTGTTTTATTAGTTGCTTTTATATTGTATTTAATAAAGCAGAACAAAACAGTTACACTTGAAAATGATAATCAAGAAGAGGAAAACATGTCTTATCTTAAGATATTTTTATTGCTTTTTGTTGGTGGATTTTCACTTTGGTTAGGTTCAGAATTACTAGTTGATGGTTCAGTTAGTTTAGCTGAAAAAATAGGAGTAAGTAAAAGAGTTATTGCCATTACTGTAGTTTCAATCGGTACAAGTATTCCAGAGTTGGCTTCTTCAGTTATTGCAGCATTAAAAAATGAAAATGATATTTCTATAGGTAATATTATAGGTTCCAATATTTTCAATATTCTGAGTGTTTTAGGTTTTACAGCTATTATAAAACCAATTGAAAATGTTGATTATCAAATTCTTCATTTTGATATTTATTGGTTGTTAGGCTTTGCATTTATATTGTTGCCAATGGTTTTTTTACATAAGCGAAATAATTTAGCATTTAAAGAAGGAGTTTTATTGGTTTTAGCTTATGCAGTTTTTATTTATCTCACGATAAAATAA
- a CDS encoding toxin-antitoxin system YwqK family antitoxin has translation MLNNINRLLTFVLVLMAFLLNAQENQMDSSGKRHGLWKGYHEKTKKLRYEGNFDHGKELGVFKYYADNKENTLMATRDFSQGDGSCYTVFYDTKKFKVSEGNLVNKKPEGLWKYYHFESDKIMNLENYKNGKLNGEKNVYYKNGQIAEKSFYKAGSLEGKYIKYAENGNLIEESNFVNGNLNGKVAYYDGEGNVLVKGEYKNNKKSGTWETYENGKLVKKESAKKFSGKNFKMDNPKEVENKEKK, from the coding sequence ATGTTAAATAATATTAATAGACTGCTCACTTTTGTATTAGTTTTAATGGCATTTTTATTAAATGCTCAAGAAAATCAAATGGATAGTTCTGGAAAACGTCACGGACTTTGGAAAGGCTATCATGAAAAAACAAAAAAGTTACGTTACGAAGGAAATTTTGATCATGGTAAAGAATTAGGTGTTTTTAAGTATTATGCTGATAATAAAGAAAATACTTTAATGGCAACTCGCGATTTTTCTCAAGGAGATGGTAGTTGTTATACAGTTTTTTATGATACTAAGAAGTTTAAAGTAAGTGAAGGTAATTTGGTAAACAAAAAACCTGAAGGTTTGTGGAAATATTATCATTTTGAAAGTGATAAAATAATGAACTTAGAGAATTACAAAAATGGTAAACTTAACGGTGAGAAAAATGTATATTATAAGAATGGTCAAATTGCTGAAAAATCTTTTTATAAAGCAGGTTCTTTAGAAGGAAAATATATTAAATATGCCGAAAATGGAAATTTAATTGAAGAGTCAAATTTTGTAAATGGAAATTTAAATGGTAAAGTGGCTTATTATGATGGTGAAGGTAATGTTTTAGTTAAAGGAGAATATAAAAACAATAAAAAATCAGGAACTTGGGAAACTTACGAAAATGGTAAGTTAGTTAAGAAAGAGAGTGCTAAGAAGTTTTCTGGTAAAAATTTTAAAATGGACAACCCCAAAGAGGTAGAAAATAAGGAGAAAAAATAA
- a CDS encoding S8 family serine peptidase, whose protein sequence is MKKSLLVLFFAFLSLNIFSQEDAWVYFTDKPDAAYYLSNPLEILSQRALDRRSNQGISLENSDVPIAQNYIDQVTASTGITVMAKSKWLNALHVRGSQANIQALTAFGFVSQVKFARHSLNTRISNPNENIVNETSKIGQTKDKFEIAVNYNYGGSSNQVQMLNTHLLHQQNFTGQGKIIAILDAGFPGVNTQTPFQRLRDNNLILGGYNFPDRNNNFYTRNQHGTMVLSTMGGYVDNQLVGTAPDAQYYLFITEDTDYPSYTGSENPVEESYWVEALEMADSLGVDVVNSSLGYGAYDDAGYSYTYAMRDGQVGFASRGAGIAMQKGIVCVVSAGNEGNSSSGEYHIGIPADASNILTVGSVTSTEAYSSFSSIGPSADGRVKPDVAARGSNATLSNSSGTIITASGTSFSSPILAGSVASFWSALPNLTAAQVIDFVKQSADQFTAPDIYKGYGVPDFQLALTLTTENFTNNADVKIYPNPFTNVLTIYLSNNNVEDFSIYNQLGQKIFSTKISSQNNSIDLSNLNSGVYFYEVANQVKGKLIKK, encoded by the coding sequence ATGAAAAAATCTTTACTAGTTCTGTTTTTTGCATTTCTTTCGTTAAATATTTTTTCTCAAGAAGATGCTTGGGTTTATTTCACAGATAAACCCGATGCTGCGTATTATTTGAGTAATCCTTTAGAAATACTATCGCAAAGAGCTCTTGATAGAAGGTCAAATCAAGGAATATCTTTAGAAAATTCAGATGTCCCAATTGCTCAAAATTATATCGACCAAGTAACAGCTTCAACTGGAATAACAGTTATGGCTAAATCAAAATGGTTAAATGCTTTACATGTTAGAGGTTCTCAAGCAAATATTCAAGCACTAACAGCTTTTGGTTTTGTTTCACAAGTAAAGTTTGCGAGGCATTCTTTAAATACAAGAATTTCAAATCCAAATGAAAATATTGTAAACGAGACCAGTAAAATTGGTCAAACAAAAGATAAATTTGAGATAGCAGTAAATTACAATTACGGAGGTTCTTCAAATCAAGTGCAAATGTTAAACACACATTTGTTGCACCAACAAAACTTTACGGGGCAAGGAAAAATTATTGCCATTCTTGATGCTGGTTTTCCAGGAGTAAATACACAAACGCCATTTCAAAGACTAAGAGATAATAATTTAATTTTAGGAGGATATAATTTTCCTGATCGAAATAATAATTTTTACACACGTAATCAGCATGGAACTATGGTGTTATCTACTATGGGAGGCTATGTTGATAACCAATTAGTAGGAACAGCACCAGATGCACAATATTATTTGTTTATTACAGAAGATACTGATTATCCTAGTTATACAGGTTCCGAAAATCCTGTTGAAGAATCGTATTGGGTAGAAGCTTTAGAAATGGCAGATAGTTTGGGTGTTGATGTTGTAAATTCTTCTTTAGGTTATGGCGCTTACGACGATGCAGGTTATAGTTATACATATGCTATGCGAGATGGTCAAGTAGGTTTTGCTTCGAGAGGAGCTGGTATTGCGATGCAAAAAGGAATTGTTTGTGTAGTGAGTGCTGGTAATGAAGGAAATAGTTCATCAGGAGAATATCATATTGGTATTCCTGCCGATGCAAGTAATATTTTAACAGTTGGTTCTGTAACAAGTACTGAAGCTTATTCTTCGTTTAGTTCAATTGGACCTTCAGCAGATGGTAGGGTAAAACCTGATGTAGCGGCACGCGGAAGTAATGCAACCTTAAGTAATTCTTCAGGAACTATAATTACAGCTAGTGGTACTTCTTTTTCGAGTCCAATTTTAGCTGGTTCAGTTGCAAGTTTTTGGTCGGCGTTACCAAATTTAACTGCAGCTCAAGTTATCGATTTTGTTAAACAATCTGCAGATCAATTTACGGCACCAGATATTTATAAAGGTTATGGTGTTCCCGATTTTCAATTAGCATTAACTTTAACAACTGAAAATTTTACAAATAATGCTGATGTGAAAATTTATCCAAATCCTTTTACAAATGTTTTAACTATATATTTGTCAAACAATAATGTTGAAGATTTTTCAATTTACAACCAGTTGGGTCAAAAAATTTTTTCAACAAAAATCTCATCTCAAAATAATTCTATCGATTTAAGTAATTTAAATTCAGGAGTATATTTTTATGAAGTTGCAAACCAAGTAAAAGGAAAATTAATTAAAAAATAA